TTGTTTAAACATCAATGAAAATAATAAAGAAGAAAAAAATCAAAAATTAGCAAAAACTCTTAAAGAATTAGAAAAAATTAAAAGTGAAACTCAACTGCTTGTTTCAAAACAAGAAATCATTGCATCTGATAATCAAAAATTAAAAATTAAAAATAATGAATTAATACAAAAAAGCAAAAATAATTCTGACAGAAGAAATAAAAATATTAATAATTTTGTTAATAAAATTAAATTAATTCAAAACAAAAATACAACTTTGTTATTAAAAATAAGAAATGAATTAACTAATTTTAAAAATGAATTTAATATCAATTTAGACCAATTATTAACAAATTATTTACAAGAAATAGAAAATCAAAACAATCATTATTTAAATACTTTAACAAATATAGAAAATAAAGAAAATTTATTTGAAAATATTATAAGTACAGAAAGAAAATTATTATTAATTAATGAGCAAATTTTTATTGATTGAAAAGCTATAGAACAATTAAAAAAAACCTTAAAAAATATCAATTCAAATTTAATTATTAAACTAAATGAAAAAGAAGACAATATTTTTAATAACACAAAAATTAATTTTGCAGATTTAGAAAATGTTTCTCTTATAAGAGAAACAGTAAGCGAATATTTAAAATTTTTATTTACACAAAATCACCCAAGAAATTACGGTAAAAATAGAGAAATAAAAATAAGTGAAAATTTAAAAATATCATTAAATAATTTAAATAAAAATTTTTCTAATAATTTGAATAAAACAGAAAATTTATTAAATAAATTAGTAAAAGATAATGAAGTTGATAAAAATCTTTTTGCAAATAGTTATATTGAATATTTAAAAAATCAAAATAAATCAATAAATTCTAGTATTGAAAAAGAATTTATTAACAATAACTATTCGTCAATAACTCAAAATCTTAATTCTTTGCAAACAATTAATAACAATTTAATTAATACTTTAACGAGTTTGAACCAAATAAATGAAGTTTTAAGATTATTTAATATAGAGACTAAAAAAATAATTTTTAAAAATGTTGAAAAAGAAATAGAGAAATTTTTACAACAACATGCAAATATTAATATAAATGATTTAAATCATATTTATAAAACAACAATTACTAAATATTTTTTAAATTTAGAAAAAGAAATTTCTAGAACTAATAATAAAGCTGAATCAAAAGTAAATGAAGAAAATAATATTCAAGAAAAAACAGAGCAAAATTCATCTTTAGCAAAAAAACAAGAAATAGCATTAAAACAAGTACGTTTAGCACATTGAAATGTTTTAAATCTCAATTTAAATGATACTAATGAAAAACTAGTTACTAACACAAAAATTAAATCTATAGCACACTTAATTAATTATTTAAATATAGATTTACAGGCTTTAACAGAAATTGATAATGAACGAGCTGTAAAAGAATTAACTAGACAATTGAATCAAATTAATAAACAAGCAAATTGAAAATACATTATTAGTCAAACAGGACCAAATGGCAGAGATAGAAATAAACAGGTAAATAATCAAACTAGTGAATTTATTGCTTTTATTTATCAGGCAAATAAATTTAAACTCAAACCATTCATTAATCAAAAAATAAATGAAGGATTAGCATATGATAATCAAAATTTTATTCATCATTACAATAAAAATTTAAATGGCGGATATACTAGACCTCCATATGGTATTTTTGTTGAAACATTAGGAAAAGAAAAAAACGATTTTACTTTTGTAGCGGCTCATTTTGATTCTCCAGGTATAAGAAGATCTACTAATAATGAAATTAGAGAACATAGTGTTCCTAATCTTAGAAATTTAGGAGCTCAAGAAGCTGATGAAGCTTTAAATACTATTAATGTAATGAATTATTTTGATAAACATGATGGTAATAATGATGATTTAATTTTTATGGGTGATACTAATATAAATGAAAGACATCATGATATATTATTTGACAATTTATTAAATAATGGTTATAAAAATTTAATAGATAAAAAAATTAATACATCTTTAGGTACTACATTTAATAGATATAGTAATTCATATGACAAAATATTTATTAAAAGTAATTTAAAAACTAAAAATGCACAAACTTATCCTTTATATCAATTTTTAGATGATCAAATTTATCCAGGCTATAATAATTTTAATCAATGAAAAAACTTCATTGATCAATATAGAAAAAATCCTTATTCTAGTGATGCTAATTATATTAGAAACGTAATAAGCGATCACAACCCTATTTATGTTGATTTAATTTTAGATCAAAATGATGAATTTTAAGTAGATAGTATATATCTACTTTTTTATAAATATAAAAATCTTTTTGCAAAAAAATAAAATTTTGCAGGAAAAATATATATTTTTAAGTTATTTAGATAAAACAAAAATTAATTTTCGCTAATATATATATATATATATATTGGATGAAAGATGTGAAAAATAGTTACTAATATTTATAAATTCAATTGAAAAAAATTGCAAAAGAATCAAGAAAATAAAATAAGTGTTTTTGAAAATTCTCATTTAGAAATCGAATTAATATATTCAAATCAAATACAACTTGATTGAATGCAAGATAAAAAAATTGAAAACGTTTTTTTAATTAAAGGTTGGGCTATTTTAGAAGATAAAAATCAACATAAAATTAAAATGAAAAAAGGTGATTTATTAACTATTAATATAAATTATTCGCATCGAATTATTAAAACAGCAAGAAAAACCATTTGAGTTGCAATTTTAAGTAAATAAAGAGGTGTTTATGAAATTAAAGAAAAATAAATTATTTTTTATAAGTGCAAGTGCATCTGTTTTAGCTCCTATAAGTTTAGCAGTTGCTTGTGAGACGCAAGAAGAAAACAATAAAGAAAAAGATATTAATTCTCAATTAGAAAAAGCTTTAAAAGAAATAGAAATTCTTAGTAAACAAAAATCTGAATTAGAAAATAAACAAAATGATTTTTCACTTGAAAATAAAACTTTAAAATCTAAAAATACGGAATTAGAAAGACAAAATTCGCAAGAAAGAAACCGTCGTAAAAAAGATTTTGATACATTTAAAAAAGCTTATGAAAAATTTAGCAATCATGCAAAAGAACAAATAAATAAAATTAATGAAACTATTTTAAGTTTATCTGTTAAATATGAAATAGATGTTGTTAAATTAGGTTCACAATATCCTAAAAGTTTAGAACAAGAAGCTTTAACTAAAATAGACGAATTAAATAAATTATTAATGTCTGATGAAGCAGATATTTTGGCAACGTCTTTAGTTATTAATACTTCTTTAAGAGAATTATATGAACAATTATTAGCAGAATATAAAGCACTTACGCAATTAGAATATATTTTGAGCATTAGTAGTGAAAAACAATTAACTAATTTAAAAGCAAATATTGATAATATTTATACAACAGAAGTTAATAAAGGTAAAAATCTTAATTCAACTGAAGTATTTTATCCATCAATTCAAACACTTGCTAATGAATATATTAATACTTTAATTAAAACACCAACTACCGAAGAAACTAAATCTTCAGAAGAAGAACAAAAACTTAATTCAACCTTTGCTGGAGAATTAAACAAATTAAAAACAGAGTTTGAAGAAATTTATAGAGTAACTCAAGAAAACTTAGAAACTTTAGCTACAACACATTCAATAAACAAAGATTTTTTAGGAATTAAATATCTTGAAGATTTAAAAGCACAACAAGCAAAACAAATTGAAATTTTAGAAAAAGATGTAACAATAGAAAATTACACACATGCCATTAAAGCTTTAAATGTTTTAGATGCAATTAATAATAATATTGCTCATTCATTAACTAGTTTAAATCAATTAGATAAACTTTTAGAATTATTAACAGTTGAACAAAAAGCACAAATTATTAATAACGGTGAAGCAAATTATAAAAAATTAGTTGAAGAAACTAAAAAATCTTTTCCAGAAACACCTGAAGAAAATATTTATCCAACAATAATTCATATATATCAAGGCATATCAAAAGAAATTACTAATTACTTGGTAGAAAATAACAAACAAGCAACAAAAGAAGTTGATCAAAAAAATACAGATAAATCTAAGAAAACAATTAACGAAGATAAAACATTAGAAGAGATTACTTCAAAAGAAACTATGAAAACTGATAATTCAAATGATCAACCAAAAGAAGAAAATTCTCCTGTTGTTATAACTGAAGAAACGTCAAAAGAAACAGCAGAAACTAAAAAAGAAGACAATGAAAAACAAAATGAAAATTCAGAAACAATAACGCCTGCACCTTCTGTAGAATCAAAAGAAAATAAATCTGAAGAAATAACACCAAGCGATACTACATCACTTGAAACAACACCTGCTGAAAAACCTCAAGAAGCAAAACAAATCATTCGTATAGGTCAATGATATCTTGATGAATTACAAGTTAGAACAAATGCACAAAGACAAAACGATTTAGAATCAAGAACTAGAGCAATAAGTGATTTAATTAATCATCTTAAAATTGATATTCAAGCAGTAACTAACTATAACAATATAACTGGGGTTGAAGAATTAATTAAAAAATTAAATGAATTAGATTCTCAAGCAAATTGAAAATATGTAGTAAAAGAAGATACAAATAAAACAGCTTTTCTTTATAAAGCAAGCAAAGTAAAAATTAAAAATTTTGAAGATCAAGAAACTCAAGAAGTTTTAGCATATGACAATACAAACTTTGTAAAAAATGATGGAGCTAAAAATAGTAATTACAATGTTGCTCCCGTAGGAGTATTCTTTGAAACTTTAGGTAATATTAAAAATGATTTTACAGTTGTAGCATCACATTTCATTAGATCTAGAGGAACAACAAAAGAAACAGAAAATGAAGCCAAAAATTTAGTAAACGTTATGAAATGATTTGACGAAAAAGATGGTACTAATGATGATTTAATTTTCTTAGGTAATACTAATGTAACTACAACGAAAAATCATGAAGTATTTTTTGCTGAATTATTAAATGCTAATTATAAAGCTTTACTAGATACAAATATTAACACAACACTTTCTAACAGAACCGAAAAACAATATAGTAACCAACCAGATAAAATCTTTTACAAAGGAACACTTGTAAATGAAAATACTAATAGTTTTCCACTTTTTGATATAGTAGATAATAAAATTATTAAAAATATAAATTCTTTTGAAGAATGAAAAGCTCATGTAGATGCGAAAAGAGACAGACCTTTTGCGAATAACGCCGGCTATTTCTATAATATTATAGCTAAAAATAGTCCAATATACTTTGATTTAGTCTTAGATCAAAACGATACAAATTAATTTATATTAAAAAGCATATAAATCATTTATATGCTTTTTTATTAATAAAAATATAAGGATAAAAGACAAACAAAAAATAAATTATTTATTTTAAGATTTGATTATATGAATACACAACATTTAGAACCTAAAACATCATTGGTTTTACCTGTTTTAAAACCAATTAATATGAAAGACAAATTTTTAGAAAAACTGGGAGATAAATTTAAATCAAATGTAATTATTATTGTAGCAATGGAAGAAAAATATGCCTATTTTCTTTCTTGTTTAAAAGAAACACAAAAAATAATTGAAAACGAAAAAATTATTCCTATTAATATTCACGAGGGAACTCTAGAAAATGGTAATTTAAAAATTATTGAATTAGCAAATTATATTGATATTTCTACTATTTATAGAATTAGTGTAGAAAATATTAAATATTTTGCTAAAAGCGAATATAACGATTTACCATATTTATCAATATTTGATCAAATGAAAATCATTGAATTATTAACTAATAATTTAAGTAATAAGAAAAATATTGATTTAATATATATTAAAAAAAGAAATCAAAATTTAAATAATAGTATTTAAAAATAAAGGCATTTGCCTTTATTTTTATCAAATTTTAACTCTTTTTTCAACTGGTAAGTACATTTTATCTTCTGGTTGAATATCAAAAGTTTTATAAAATTCGTCTAAATTTTGCAATTGTAAATTAGCTCTTAATTCAGCTGGTGCATGTACATCTATTTTTAATAAATTTTGTGCGTAATTTTCAGTTGCCTTAGTTCTTCAAATTGTGGCTCAATTAACAAAGAAATCAAAAGAAGAGTGATCTTTATTTTGCATTGAAGCTTCTAAAGCACATGAAATACCTCCTCCATCAGCTATGTTTTCTGATAAAGTTAATTGTCCATCACATTTTCCACATCAAATTTCTTTTTGATCAAATAATTCAATCATTTTTTTACCAAGTTCTTCAAACTTAGCAAAATCTTCAGCAGTTCATCACATATTTTTATTACCATTTTCATCAAATTGAGCTCCATGATTATCAAATGCATGACTTATCTCATGCGCTATAACCGCTCCTATACCTCCAAAATTAGCTGATGAAGATTGTTTAGGAGAATAAAAAGGAGCACTTAAAATTCCAGCAGGAAAAACAATATGATTCATAGTAGGACTATAATAAGCATTCACTATATTAGCCGGCATGCTTCAATAATTTTTGTTTATTGGTTCTTTATATTGATTAAAATGATATTTTATAAAAATTTGATCTAAGTTGATTATGTTATCTAATAGATTATAACCTTGTTTATATGAATAAACTTGATATTCTTGATAATAAGGTCGTATTTCATTAGGATAACCTATATGTACTCCTAGAGAATTTAATTTAATTAAGGCTTTTTCTTTTGTTTGTTGTGATAATCAATTGTTGTTTTGCAATCTTTGGGCATAAATATTAATCATTTGTTGAACTTTATTTTCAACATCTTTTTTAGCTTCTTCACCTAAATATTTTTTAGCAAAATGAACTCCTAAAGGCATTGAAAATTTATCAATTGCTAAATTTAAAGCTGCTTTATTTTTAGGTGTTAATTTTTTTAAACCATTTAAAGTTTTAGCATATTCTCCAGAAATTAATCTAGCTTCATTACTTAAATATCTTGCAAAAGCATGTAAAGTTTTTAATATCATTCAATCTTTATATTCTTTAAAATTATTTTCATTCAATACTTTATCTACATTATCAAAAAATCTTGGATAAGTAATAGAAACCATATCAACTTTTTTAGTAACTAAAGTTTGAGCAAAATTATAAAATTTAAAATTTTGAGATATAGAATTTAAATATTCTTTTTCTTTAGGATTATAAATTTTTAAATAATCAGCTTGTTCTAAATTAGTTGGAAAATATTGAGCTAATAAAGCATCAAAAGTTAAAGCATTTTGTATCATTTTATTACTTTTGTCAACTGAATAACCTGTTTTAATTAATAAACTATGCATCATTTTAGATCAAGCATTAAGTAAAAGTGTTTTTTTAGGATGGTTGTCATCATAATATGAAACATCAGGTAAAATAATATTTGCTTGACCCAAATACAAAATTTGTTGTTTAGAATCTTTAAAATCTTGATAAATAGAGAATTCAAATAAATTAGTATAACCTTTTAAAAATAATTCCACGTATTTATCTTTATAATCATTTAAATTTTTTAGATTTTCAATTTCTTTTAAATATTTTTTAACTGGTTTAAAAGCTAATTTATCTCTTTGTTCATAATCTAAAGCTTGATTATATAATCTAACAAAATTAGATAAAATAGTATCTTTTAATTTTTTATCTTTATAATCATTCACTAAATTTTTAACTAATTTAAACATTTTAATTTCATTTTTTTTATCAATTTCATAAAAAGCACCTGTGGCTGGTCTATCACTAGGAATTTTAGTTTCTTTTAATCATTTTTCATTTATACCTTGAAAAAAGTTATCTTTTAATAATTTTTTATTCATTATTCTCCTTTATATTACTTAAAAGATATATACATGCTGTTTCAGCTCTTAAAATTCTTTTACCTAAAGAAACTATTTGAGCATTGTATTGTTGTGCTAATTCTATTTCTTCTTGAGCAAATCCACCTTCTGGTCCCACAAGGATTAAACAATTATCACTTAAAGTTTGAATAGTTTCTCTATTAGTTTTTTCATGTGCTATAAAAATTTTTTTATTTTGAAATCGTTTTAATATATTTTCAATTTTAGTTGGTTCTAATAATTCAGGAATAACATTGCGAAATGATTGTTCAGCTGCGTTTTTTAAAATTTCTAAATGTCTTAAACGTTTTTTAAATAAATCATATTTAACTAAATTACCATTTGTGTATTTTGTAATCATTGGAATAATTTTTTTTACACCTAATTCAGTAGCTTTTTGTAATAATCATTCAAAACGTTCCATTTTAATAATAGGTGCGGCTAAAATAATCTCATTTTTAAATTCATTATTAATATCTAATTTATTTTTTATTGAAGCTAAATTATTTTTTAAACAACATAAATAAAATTCTTTTTGATAAACGCATAAAAAATCTTCATTTACTAAACGAGCTACTTTTAAATGTTTAAGATTTTTCTCATCTAAAATAAAATGATTATCATCAGCTTTTTGATTTACAAAAAAACGATGCATGTATATAATATCCTTTCTTTAATTTAAATTAGTATTTAAATTATAAATGAATTTAAAAAATAAAAGAGGGTTCTCTCTTTTATTTTTTAAATTTAAAGCCAAAGGAAAATGGGAATTTACTTTGCAGTTTATTATCATCTATATTATTGTTATTTATTTCATGATTAGTGTTTAAATTTTCTTGTACTTCATTATCTATATCATCTTCAAATAAGGCATTTTGATTATTTGTAATGATTAAATCATCTTCCAGTTTTTTTTCCATTGTTTTTATTAACAATTCTTTTTCAGAATTATTTTCTTTTGTTTCTTCTATTAAATTTAATCCCGTTGCTATTAAATTAACTTCGAAAATATTATCTTTAGGATTTGATGTTTTTAAATATTGCATTCCTTGAATAACATTAACAGTATCATTTGAATTAGTATCAGTATTTAAATATTTTGAAATTTGTTCTTGTGCTTTATTTATTTGCATTAAAGTAGCATTTTGTGTTTTAGTTAAAGAAATAATTTTTTTAGCATTATTAAATGATTTCTCATACAAAATATTATTAAAAACATTTAAACTAGCTTTTTCTCATACATTATCTACATTACTTGCTTTTCCTATACCTACATAGGTTAAACCACCGTTTGTTAAAATAGTGCGCAAATCATTAAAATCAACATTTATAACAAAATTATTATAAGCTATATCAACAATTATATCAATTGCATCTTTTACACTTTGATTAGCTATTTTTAAAGCTTGATCAGAAGGTAAATCACCATAATTTTCTTCTAATTTAGAATTGTTAATAATAATATAAGAATCACTATATTGTTTAACTTTAGCAAGACCACTTTCAGCAACTCTTAATTTTCTTAATCCTTCCATTTTAAAAGGCATGAAAACTATTGTCAAAGTCAAAATTTTCATTTCTTTAGCTATTGAAGCTATCACGGGTGCGGCACCTGTTCCTGTGCCTCCACCTAATCCAGCAACAATTATTGCTAAATCTGCGCCTTCTAAAATTGATTCTATATCTTTTTTACAAGAATTAGCTGCATCTTCTCCTATTTGTTGATCTCCTCCAGCACCTCAACCGTTTGTAGCACCTGTTAAAATTAGTTTATTTGCACAGTTGCTATTATTTAAATCACTTTCGTCAGTGTTAGCAATTCAATATTCTATTTGATCAATATTATCGTTAATAAGTTGATTGACCGCATTATTTCCAGCCCCTCCAACTCCGATTAATTTTATTTTGACTTTTTTATTATTTGATTGCATAATTATCCTTTATTTAAATAAATAAATTTAAAAAATAATTTGTTGAAAAAATTTGATTTAAAATTTAGCGAAATATTAGAAATTGTTTTTTCTTGAGGAGAATAATTTATAATACTGTCACTATATTTAATAATCCCTTGCATGCAAGTAGATAAATTAGAAATATTTGAAGTATTTTTAAATTGTTCAAAAGGAAATTTGGAATTTTTAAATAATGTTGAAAAAGTGCATGCACTATTTTCTAAAAACACTATCTTATATCCATCTTTTATATATGAGTATAATTCTTGTAGTAATTCTTGAAAATATTTTTCAATTTTATTAATAAATAATTGATAAAAAAGTTTTTGTTGCGAACTTAAGTTTAAATTTTTAATTATTAAATTTTGATCATTTTTCAAAAAAGAATTAACAAGTAGTTTAAATTGTTTGGTAGATAAATTCATTCTTGAAAATATTTCGTTAAAAATTGCAGAATAATTTATTTCTTTATAACTATTGCAAATAATATTTTTATTAAATTCTTTTGCTAAAGTTCATGAATAATTATTCAATTCTAAATAAATTTTATTTAAATAAGAATTATTATCAACTTGCACTTGAGCAAACATTTTTGTACAAATGTTATTAAAAAATATTTTAACTTGATTAAATTTTTTTATTATTTTATCTAAAATATTATTTTTTGTAATTAATAAATAATTTTTTATTAATGTAATACTCTTTGCAATTTTATTTAAAGGTAAATTTCTATATATTTTTAATTGATCAACTAAATCAATTGTTTTATAACAACTTATAACTTGATTTAAAATAATTTTTTCTGTATTTAATTTTGTTTTTATTTGTTTTTCTAATTCATTATTAATTTCTTTAGTTATTAAGTTACTCTTAACTAAAATTTCTGCTTGATAACTTTCTAATTCATAATAATTATGTAAACTTTCATCAAAAATCAAATTACTTTTAATTATTAATTTCTTTTTATTTGTTAATAGTTGTTTTTCTAATTCTTTATGTTTAATCATTAATAAATCAAGTGCTTTTAAATCAGAAGTAAGAGAAATGTTTTTTTCATAAAGTAAAACATTTTTTTGATCTTTTACTTCAATAACATTTAATATTACTTTATTTTTACTTATAAGATAGTTGAAATAAACATTTCTCATTTTTTACTCCTTTTTAAAATATTTTAGTAAGTACTCTTAATTTAGCACTTCTTGCACGATGATTAATTTTAATTTCTTTTTCAGATACTTTAATAGTTTTAACACTGTATTTTTTTTCTTCTTTAACAGGCATTTTTACTGGTAATTGATTTTTAGTTAATTTACCAAAAAAATTTTTAACAATTTTATCTTCTATAGAGTGAAATGAAATAACACATAAATTGGCTTGCGGCTTTAATAAGTCTAATGCATCAACTAACATATTTTTGAGAGCATTTAACTCATCATTTACTTCAATTCTTAAAGCCTGAAAAATAGCTTTGTTAGGATTTTTTAAACTAACTATTTTAGCAGGTAAAGATTTTCTGATGACATTTGCTAATTCTAATGTAGTATTTATAGGTCTATTTTCTACTATGGCTTTCGCAACTTGTTTAGCAAATTTTACCTCAGCGTTATAATAGAAAATTTGACTTAATTTTTCAACATCATAATGATTAACAATATAATTTGCATCTAAAAATTGATCTTGATTCATTCTCATATCCAATTTTGCATTTTTGTTATATGAAAAACCTCGATCTGCATTATCAATTTGTGGTGAAGAAATTCCCAAATCTGCAATAATACCATCAACTTGTTTGATACCAAGTTTATTTAATTCATTTTTTATATTTTTAAAATCAGAATGAATTAAGTAAAAATTATTATTTATTAATTCCAATTTTTTACGACTTTCTTGTATCGCAAAATAATCTTTATCAAAAGCAAATAATTTTCCTTCTGGAATATTTTGCAAAATTAAACTAGCATGCCCGCCCATACCCAATGTTAAATCAACATATATACCATTAGGTTTTAAATTTAATGCTTCAATTGTTTCTTCTAGTAAAACACTTTGATGTTTATTTGAAAGCATTTTGACGAGAGGCAAAAGCATTGGCGGCTTCTAATAATTCTTCTTCACTAATTGAATCTAAATATTGTTGATACACTTGAGGATTTCATATTTCTACTATATCCCCAACGCCTAATAATAAGACTTCTTTTTGAATGGCGGCTTTATCTAAATAAGTTTTAGGAATAATAAAACGATTTTGTGAATCCAATTCAATTTCTTGACTATTTCCTAATCAAAATCTTTTTAATTTTCTTACTAGAGGATCAAAATTACTTTCATAAGTTAACGATTCTGTTAATTTTTGAAATTCTTTTTCGCTTCTAAGTTCAATAACTCCGTTCATTCCTATTGTAATGTAAAATTTAGTACCTAAAAGATCTCTAATTTTTACAGGTAGAATGACACGATTACGATCATCTAAATTTCGATTGAATTGACCATAAATATTATTCATCACCACTTTCCTCCACCATTCACCATTATTTTACATTTAATGAAATTAAAAAACAAGAAAAAAATATAAATTTAGTGATATATTTTGGCGAATATGAAAAAAATTATTTTTTTACAAAATTAAAATAAAAACAACTTTAAAGTTGTCTTTTAAAAATTATTTTTTGTTAAAAATTCTTATTGCTTGGTTAACATCATCAACTTTACCAATAATTGTTAATAAATCATCAACATGTATTTTTGTAAAACCATTTGGCAAAATAAATTGTGGTCCTCTTTTAATTAGAACTATAGAAACTCCAAGTTCATTTAATTTAATGTCTTTGATTTCCTTATTTAATACTTTTTCATTAATAACATAAGTAGTTCCCATAACAAAACCATTACCTATTTCTTGTAAATCTTTAGAGTATTTAATAAAGTTTGTATTAGCTGCTAATAATGCCGTTCTAATACCTGCTTCATATTCAGGTTGAATAATAATATTAACTCCAATTTGTTTTAAAACTAACGCATGTCTTTTAGAAGTTGCTCTTGCAATTATATTTTTAACTTTTAATTCTAATAATGAAGCAACAATTTCAATATTATCTGAAACAGCCACAACAAC
Above is a window of Mycoplasma sp. 1018B DNA encoding:
- the mraZ gene encoding division/cell wall cluster transcriptional repressor MraZ, translated to MNNIYGQFNRNLDDRNRVILPVKIRDLLGTKFYITIGMNGVIELRSEKEFQKLTESLTYESNFDPLVRKLKRFWLGNSQEIELDSQNRFIIPKTYLDKAAIQKEVLLLGVGDIVEIWNPQVYQQYLDSISEEELLEAANAFASRQNAFK
- a CDS encoding TrkA family potassium uptake protein — translated: MAKNKSENICVIGAGRFGSAVIAQLNKMNCSLMLIDKSEEHLKTFSDSIENIAIADAADIKALRALNIKDIDTVVVAVSDNIEIVASLLELKVKNIIARATSKRHALVLKQIGVNIIIQPEYEAGIRTALLAANTNFIKYSKDLQEIGNGFVMGTTYVINEKVLNKEIKDIKLNELGVSIVLIKRGPQFILPNGFTKIHVDDLLTIIGKVDDVNQAIRIFNKK